Sequence from the Sebaldella sp. S0638 genome:
TTCCCGCTGTCTTCTGTCACTTTATCAAGATAAACACCGTTTTCATCGGGATAGAGTACATATTTACCCGGACATTCTCTGGTAAATCCTGAATCTTCCCTTAATTTCAAAATCAGGTAATCATCTTTCAAAAATTTATTTTCGACGAGATCTTTTTCCAGTTTTATAGCCAGCATACCCTTTATGTTAGAATAAATAACAGGTATATGTGTATGGCTTTCCAGCTTTTTGCCGTGTTCTGGAAGCTCTCCCGTCTCAAGAACAGGAATACTGTCTATTGCACTGACATTCATTTTCAAAACTTTAAATAATTCCGGATATTTTTCAGACAAATATTGCTCTACAAATTCTATTTTATCATAAAAGTCCAGATCCAGAGCTTCAGCAAACCTGATAATATCGTCAAGCTTTATTTCTCTTCTTCCTTTATGAATTTCGTTTACGTATGATACAGATTTATTCAGATATCTTGCTATCTGAGAAAATCTCTGACCTCTCTCCTCAATGTGCATTTTTAACAAATCTAAAAACATTTCGCCCCCTGTAATATTTTTTTGTACATCATAGCATATTTTTAAAAAAAATACAAAAAAAAGTAATGTTTCTATTAAGTTAATTAATAAATTTATTTAGATAAGCACTGAACCTGAAATTTGTATATTACTCAATATACCTTATGATTTGTCTTACACGTCCTATACACTGAAGTTTTTCTATATTTTCACCTGTAATAACTATGGGATTAAGTCTGTTATTAATACATCTGAGAATTACCACCTCTTT
This genomic interval carries:
- a CDS encoding helix-turn-helix transcriptional regulator, whose amino-acid sequence is MFLDLLKMHIEERGQRFSQIARYLNKSVSYVNEIHKGRREIKLDDIIRFAEALDLDFYDKIEFVEQYLSEKYPELFKVLKMNVSAIDSIPVLETGELPEHGKKLESHTHIPVIYSNIKGMLAIKLEKDLVENKFLKDDYLILKLREDSGFTRECPGKYVLYPDENGVYLDKVTEDSGKYYFLAKNTEIPDTNKIIGYVIGKYTNIF